A single window of Microplitis demolitor isolate Queensland-Clemson2020A chromosome 7, iyMicDemo2.1a, whole genome shotgun sequence DNA harbors:
- the LOC103571117 gene encoding transmembrane protein 256 homolog, whose protein sequence is MSFYDAINYVVFTNPLSSTAGSLVKSTADAIVSYSGIAPKVEYKMIPPEPLWKLAASSGPFIRLAGINGAAAVILGAYGAHRKFSDDNLKQVFETANRYHFYHALAMLGLSLCRAPMVTAAFWLSGTMMFSGSCYYYAFTGDKRLSKITPFGGTCFILGWLTMCI, encoded by the exons ATGAGTTTTTACGACGCGATAAATTACGTAGTATTTACTAACCCATTGAGTTCAACTGCTGGGTCATTAGTTAAATCAACAGCAGATGCT ATTGTCAGTTATTCTGGAATAGCTCCCAAAGTTGAATACAAAATGATCCCACCAGAACCTCTGTGGAAATTAGCAGCATCCTCTGGACCATTCATCAGACTCGCTGGTATTAATGGAGCCGCTGCTGTTATTCTTGGAGCTTATGGCGCtcaca GAAAGTTTTcagatgataatttaaaacaagtaTTTGAAACAGCAAAtcgttatcatttttatcacgCACTTGCTATGCTGGGATTATCACTTTGTCGTGCACCGATggtg ACTGCCGCATTTTGGTTATCGGGAACGATGATGTTCAGCGGAAGCTGTTATTATTATGCGTTTACTGGAGATAAACGTTTAAGCAAAATAACTCCGTTTGGAGGAACGTGTTTCATCCTCGGATGGCTGACCATGTGCATTTAA
- the LOC103571112 gene encoding growth hormone-regulated TBC protein 1-A, translating to MATSCFSNVDEYGFERPQDFDYGTYEEFMSEYLKVLAKRAKKWADIVGDGKSVERSITIKRYVRKGIPGEYRGMVWLAVSGGEDLKNANPDLYQRLLNGPHNVQVTEIIKTDLPRTFPDNIFFNNTVNHQHQLYNILLAFAHQNETVGYCQGLNYIAGLLLLVTKSEETAFWLLKVLIEKILPDYYTPTMDGLLTDIDVLAEFVKLKIPEVYEHVTNLGLPWAVITTKWFICLFAEVLPIETTLRIWDCLFYEGNKIIFRVALTLIKRNKNNLLACDDFALLADCFKNITKDSIVLQCHNFMQSIFKVPGSLPSNTIAKLRTKVSQERAMNKKSSKR from the exons ATGGCCACCTCGTGTTTCAG CAATGTGGACGAGTATGGATTTGAAAGGCCACAGGATTTTGATTATGGAACTTACGAGGAATTTATGTCTGAATACTTGAAGGTGTTGGCTAAAAGAGCGAAAAAATGGGCTGATATTGTTGGTGATGGTAAATCTGTTGAACGCAGTATCACTATCAAACGTTATGTGCGTAAAGGCATTCCAGGAGAGTACAGAGGAATG GTGTGGCTGGCAGTGAGTGGAGGCGAAGACTTGAAAAACGCAAACCCGGATCTTTACCAGAGATTATTGAATGGTCCTCACAATGTCCAGGTTACTGAGATTATTAAGACTGATCTCCCGAGGACGTTTcctgataatatattttttaataatactgtTAATCATCAGCACCAGCTGTACAATATATTACTAGCATTTGCACACCAGAATGAAACTGTTGGTTACTGTCAAGGGCTTAATTATATCGCGGGTTTATTGTTACTAGTTACTAAGAGCGAGGAAACGGCGTTTTGGTTACTGAaagtattaattgaaaaaatactgCCTGATTATTATACTCCGACGATGGATGGGTTGCTTACGGACATTGATGTACTGGCAGAATTTGTTAAATTGAAGATACCTGAAGTTTATGAGCATGTTACTAATTTAGGGTTACCCTGGGCTGTTATTACCACTAAGTGGTTTATATGTCTTTTCGCGGAAGTCCTACCGATAGAG ACAACACTGAGAATATGGGACTGTCTTTTTTATGaaggtaataaaataatatttcgcgTTGCATTGAcacttattaaaagaaataaaaataatctattggCTTGTGATGATTTTGCGTTATTAGccgattgttttaaaaatataactaaagATAGTATAGTTTTACAATGTCACAATTTTAtgcag agtATTTTCAAAGTACCTGGATCATTACCTAGCAATACAATAGCGAAATTGCGTACAAAAGTATCTCAGGAACGAGCAATGAACAAGAAAAGTTCAAAACGATAG
- the LOC103571116 gene encoding mitochondrial import inner membrane translocase subunit TIM14 gives MASTAVVAGIGLAVIGFTGRYILKSMPTLSKRMAEAYKTLPKLDSQSLANSKYYKGGFEATMTKREASLILGVSPTANKAKVKERFKKVMSANHPDRGGSPYLAAKVNEAKDLMEK, from the exons atg gcgaGTACTGCAGTTGTAGCTGGTATAGGACTTGCGGTGATAGGATTTACTGgtagatatattttgaaatcaatgCCTACGTTGTCGAAACGAATGGCCGAAGCTTATAAAACTTTACCGAAATTAGATTCgcag tcatTAGCTAACAGCAAATATTACAAAGGAGGATTTGAAGCGACGATGACTAAAAGAGAAGCCAGTTTAATTCTAGGAGTTTCACCGACAGCAAATAAAGCCAAAGTTAAGGAACGCTTCAAGAAAGTCATGTCTGCTAATCATCCAGATCGTGGTGGATCTCCTTACCTAGCGGCCAAAGTAAACGAAGCTAAAGATTTGATGGAAAAATag
- the LOC103571115 gene encoding 14 kDa phosphohistidine phosphatase isoform X1: MSLLFFFVLFMAVSVILSTLTRVQSSFKINKGSIDQFRRLSTMSEPLDKIPDVIIDPNGVFKYILVYVHDDNSKQSKPIVRGYKKCKFHADIYETIGEDELKNCGAGLDTECVGGGRINHNAPAKTIKVYGYSQGFGKADHTIAVGLLKKKYPDYEITWSDEGY; the protein is encoded by the exons ATGtctttgttgtttttttttgtcttgttTATGGCAGTGTCTGTTATTTTGTCCACATTAACTCGTGTCCAatcgagttttaaaataaataaag GTTCTATTGATCAATTTAGAAGACTGTCAACGATGTCTGAACCATTGGATAAAATCCCTGATGTTATCATTGATCCCAATGgcgtttttaaatatattttagtttatgTCCATGATGATAACAGCAAGCAAAGCAAACCCATAGTACGCGGCTACAAGAAATGCAAATTCCACG ctGATATCTATGAAACAATAGGAGAGGATGAGCTGAAGAACTGCGGGGCTGGACTAGACACCGAATGCGTTGGGGGAGGCAGAATCAATCATAATGCGCCGGCAAAAACTATCAAGGTTTATGGATACTCCCAG GGATTTGGAAAAGCTGACCATACTATCGCGGTTGgattattgaagaaaaaataccCTGATTACGAAATCACTTGGTCTGACGAAGGCTATTAG
- the LOC103571115 gene encoding 14 kDa phosphohistidine phosphatase isoform X2 yields MSEPLDKIPDVIIDPNGVFKYILVYVHDDNSKQSKPIVRGYKKCKFHADIYETIGEDELKNCGAGLDTECVGGGRINHNAPAKTIKVYGYSQGFGKADHTIAVGLLKKKYPDYEITWSDEGY; encoded by the exons ATGTCTGAACCATTGGATAAAATCCCTGATGTTATCATTGATCCCAATGgcgtttttaaatatattttagtttatgTCCATGATGATAACAGCAAGCAAAGCAAACCCATAGTACGCGGCTACAAGAAATGCAAATTCCACG ctGATATCTATGAAACAATAGGAGAGGATGAGCTGAAGAACTGCGGGGCTGGACTAGACACCGAATGCGTTGGGGGAGGCAGAATCAATCATAATGCGCCGGCAAAAACTATCAAGGTTTATGGATACTCCCAG GGATTTGGAAAAGCTGACCATACTATCGCGGTTGgattattgaagaaaaaataccCTGATTACGAAATCACTTGGTCTGACGAAGGCTATTAG
- the LOC103571113 gene encoding arrestin homolog has product MEDSLDAIENANGDDKKTYEEACRNVGRQEETSSGLQQQTDTRSDRKIDPTPSPVNDSIFNNQRVFKKSLPNNKLILYLINRDLIVYNGKIDKLLGVIMVDPEYVENKRVYGQVTLTFRYGREDEEVMGLKFCTEAIVCFAQLYPPYPGSDHQEPSTALQEALIRRLGPTSHAFSMEIPAVAPPSVHLLPAKEYNGAPIGTCYDVKVYVAERTDEKVHRNSAIRMGIRVVQRTNPAPVPVSNLYSVSQPATIQSDCRPQRTRIMEGENEIVECDEPQPPHAIVEKPFLLNAGSIRLEVHLDRANYTHSDAIQVHVTINNDSHKSVKRIQILLLQHVDVCMFKSGKFKNVVGAEAERENCPLAPGTNFTKTYSVKPTMSSTKNWIALEDNYTKTGSSLASTVVCAGYNDKDRDPFAINVSYYVKVKLLVSLMGGVVSVKLPFTLMNRTSDSELCSFPSPLRNPSSPMVATSNENNVCKDETGYLAVMETSVQMDSGKVSTELAKRKMTDVDIIEKNEISEST; this is encoded by the exons ATGGAGGATAGTTTAGATGCCATAGAAAATGCTAACGGCGATGACAAAAAGACATACGAGGAGGCTTGCAGAAATGTGGGTCGTCAGGAAGAAACATCAAGTGGATTGCAGCAACAGACAGACACGCGATCTGATAG aaaaatcGATCCTACCCCATCACCGGTCAATGATTCGATATTCAACAACCAAAG GGTattcaaaaaatctttacCGAACAACAAATTGATCCTTTACTTAATTAATCGTGATCTCATAGTCTACAATGGGAAAATAGATAAGCTCTTGGGCGTAATAATGGTAGATCCAGAATACGTTGAAAACAAACGG GTGTACGGACAAGTCACTTTGACCTTCCGATATGGACGAGAGGATGAAGAGGTAATGGGACTAAAATTTTGCACCGAGGCAATAGTCTGCTTCGCCCAACTGTATCCTCCATATCCGGGCTCAGATCACCAAGAGCCATCGACAGCTTTACAG GAAGCCTTAATTAGAAGACTAGGACCTACTTCTCATGCATTTTCTATGGAGATTCCAGCAGTTGCTCCACCCTCAGTCCATCTTTTGCCCGCTAAAGAGTATAATGGAGCCCCTATTGGAACTTGTTACGATGTAAAAGTTTATGTCG cTGAAAGAACAGATGAAAAAGTTCATCGTAATTCAGCAATACGAATGGGAATAAGAGTTGTACAACGTACAAATCCAGCACCTGTACCAGTGAGTAATCTCTACTCGGTTTCACAACCAGCAACAATTCAATCTGACTGCAGGCCACAAAGGACACGAATAATGGAGGGTGAGAATGAGATCGTTGAGTGCGACG AGCCACAACCCCCCCATGCCATAGTCGAGAAACCATTTCTACTAAATGCCGGTTCAATACGCCTAGAGGTGCATCTAGATCGCGCTAATTATACTCACAGCGACGCTATACAAGTCCACGTGACTATTAATAATGATAGCCACAAATCCGTAAAGAGGATTCAG ATTTTACTACTTCAGCACGTGGACGTGTGTATGTTTAAAagtgggaaatttaaaaacgtcGTCGGAGCAGAGGCAGAACGAGAAAATTGTCCTCTAGCTCCTGGGACAAATTTCACAAAAACGTACAGTGTTAAGCCGACAATGAGTTCAACTAAAAATTGGATCGCGCTTGAAGATAATTATACTAAGACCGGAAGTAGTTTGGCCTCAACAGTCGTCTGCGCTGGATATAATGACAAAGACAGAGATCCTTTTGCGATCAATGTATCTTATTAcgtaaaa gTAAAACTTCTCGTCTCATTGATGGGCGGAGTAGTTTCTGTCAAATTGCCATTTACGTTAATGAATCGAACTTCGGATTCAGAGCTGTGCAGCTTTCCATCACCGCTGAGAAACCCGTCGTCGCCGATGGTAGCAACATcgaatgaaaataatgtatGCAAAGACGAAACAGGGTATTTAGCAGTGATGGAAACGTCTGTTCAGATGGACAGCGGGAAGGTGAGCACTGAGTTGGCAAAAAGGAAAATGACTGACGTGGATATTATAGAGAAGAATGAGATTTCGGAAAGTACCTGA